A genomic window from Gossypium hirsutum isolate 1008001.06 chromosome D12, Gossypium_hirsutum_v2.1, whole genome shotgun sequence includes:
- the LOC107945920 gene encoding pectin acetylesterase 6 isoform X2 — protein MIMKLVLLWVLGLWSVSGIDLSRSESFLSYLDEEVTMSPGSTTTLIVPLTLIQGAASKGAVCLDGTLPGYHLHRGFGSGANSWVIHLEGGGWCNTIRSCVFRKTTRRGSSKFMEKSINFTGILSNKAEENPDFYNWNRVRVRYCDGASFAGEGQNEANKLYFRGQRIWLAAMEELMAKGMQNANQAILSGCSAGGLASILHCDEFKNLFPETTKVKCLSDAGLFLDATNVAGGHTLRDMYEGVVTLQGVQKNLPSTCTSQKDPTSCFFPQNLVSNVKTPMFLLNAAYDAWQVDQSLIPSLADPHGLWRACKTDRSHCNSSQIQFFQVREKRYLVRE, from the exons atgataatgaaGCTTGTTTTATTATGGGTTTTGGGTTTATGGAGTGTTTCTGGGATTGATTTGAGCCGATCTGAGAGTTTCCTTTCGTATTTAGATGAAGAAGTTACAATGTCCCCTGGTAGTACCACCACTCTTATAGTTCCTCTCACTCTCATTCAAGGAGCTGCTTCTAAAGGAGCTG TTTGTTTGGATGGAACGCTTCCTGGTTATCATCTTCATCGTGGGTTCGGGTCAGGTGCAAACAGTTGGGTTATCCATTTAGAG GGAGGTGGATGGTGTAATACCATTCGAAGTTGTGTATTCCGCAAAACTACAAGGCGTGGTTCATCGAAATTTATGGAGAAGTCCATAAATTTCACTGGAATTTTGAGCAACAAAGCTGAAGAAAATCCTG ATTTCTACAATTGGAATAGAGTTAGGGTACGTTACTGTGATGGGGCATCTTTTGCTGGTGAGGGCCAAAATGAG GCTAACAAGCTTTATTTTAGAGGACAAAGGATCTGGTTAGCTGCCATGGAAGAATTAATGGCCAAAGGAATGCAAAATGCTAATCAG GCAATTCTTTCTGGATGTTCAGCTGGGGGTCTAGCTTCTATTCTTCATTGCGATGAATTTAAGAATTTGTTTCCGGAAACTACCAAAGTGAAATGTCTAAGTGATGCTGGACTGTTCCTTGACGC AACAAATGTTGCTGGTGGCCATACCTTAAGGGATATGTATGAAGGTGTGGTTACTTTGCAG GGTGTACAAAAGAATCTGCCAAGTACTTGTACCAGCCAAAAGGATCCAACTTCG TGTTTCTTCCCTCAAAACTTGGTTTCAAATGTCAAGACCCCTATGTTTCTTCTCAATGCAGCCTATGATGCTTGGCAG GTTGACCAGAGTTTAATTCCATCACTGGCTGATCCGCATGGCTTGTGGCGTGCGTGCAAAACGGATCGTTCTCATTGCAACTCATCGCAGATTCAGTTTTTTCAAG TCAGAGAGAAAAGATACTTGGTACGAGAATGA
- the LOC107945920 gene encoding pectin acetylesterase 3 isoform X1, protein MIMKLVLLWVLGLWSVSGIDLSRSESFLSYLDEEVTMSPGSTTTLIVPLTLIQGAASKGAVCLDGTLPGYHLHRGFGSGANSWVIHLEGGGWCNTIRSCVFRKTTRRGSSKFMEKSINFTGILSNKAEENPDFYNWNRVRVRYCDGASFAGEGQNEANKLYFRGQRIWLAAMEELMAKGMQNANQAILSGCSAGGLASILHCDEFKNLFPETTKVKCLSDAGLFLDATNVAGGHTLRDMYEGVVTLQGVQKNLPSTCTSQKDPTSCFFPQNLVSNVKTPMFLLNAAYDAWQVDQSLIPSLADPHGLWRACKTDRSHCNSSQIQFFQDFRNQMLDAVKIFSESNQNGLFINSCFAHCQSERKDTWYENDSPRIGNKGIAVSVGDWFFDRTAVKAIDCPYSCDKTCHDVILK, encoded by the exons atgataatgaaGCTTGTTTTATTATGGGTTTTGGGTTTATGGAGTGTTTCTGGGATTGATTTGAGCCGATCTGAGAGTTTCCTTTCGTATTTAGATGAAGAAGTTACAATGTCCCCTGGTAGTACCACCACTCTTATAGTTCCTCTCACTCTCATTCAAGGAGCTGCTTCTAAAGGAGCTG TTTGTTTGGATGGAACGCTTCCTGGTTATCATCTTCATCGTGGGTTCGGGTCAGGTGCAAACAGTTGGGTTATCCATTTAGAG GGAGGTGGATGGTGTAATACCATTCGAAGTTGTGTATTCCGCAAAACTACAAGGCGTGGTTCATCGAAATTTATGGAGAAGTCCATAAATTTCACTGGAATTTTGAGCAACAAAGCTGAAGAAAATCCTG ATTTCTACAATTGGAATAGAGTTAGGGTACGTTACTGTGATGGGGCATCTTTTGCTGGTGAGGGCCAAAATGAG GCTAACAAGCTTTATTTTAGAGGACAAAGGATCTGGTTAGCTGCCATGGAAGAATTAATGGCCAAAGGAATGCAAAATGCTAATCAG GCAATTCTTTCTGGATGTTCAGCTGGGGGTCTAGCTTCTATTCTTCATTGCGATGAATTTAAGAATTTGTTTCCGGAAACTACCAAAGTGAAATGTCTAAGTGATGCTGGACTGTTCCTTGACGC AACAAATGTTGCTGGTGGCCATACCTTAAGGGATATGTATGAAGGTGTGGTTACTTTGCAG GGTGTACAAAAGAATCTGCCAAGTACTTGTACCAGCCAAAAGGATCCAACTTCG TGTTTCTTCCCTCAAAACTTGGTTTCAAATGTCAAGACCCCTATGTTTCTTCTCAATGCAGCCTATGATGCTTGGCAG GTTGACCAGAGTTTAATTCCATCACTGGCTGATCCGCATGGCTTGTGGCGTGCGTGCAAAACGGATCGTTCTCATTGCAACTCATCGCAGATTCAGTTTTTTCAAG ACTTTAGGAACCAAATGCTCGATGCCGTAAAAATATTCTCTGAGTCCAATCAAAATGGTTTATTCATAAATTCTTGTTTTGCTCACTGCCAGTCAGAGAGAAAAGATACTTGGTACGAGAATGATTCTCCTCGTATTGGAAACAAG GGAATTGCAGTGTCGGTCGGAGATTGGTTCTTTGACCGAACAGCCGTTAAAGCTATCGACTGTCCATACTCTTGCGACAAAACTTGTCACGATGTTATCCTCAAGTGA
- the LOC107945921 gene encoding uncharacterized protein, which translates to MASDESMTVVSSIHDDEYDDIDVGLHPHNLSRLSMCNSSMYTNEDDDDDDDMGMYMSRLSIESFDADVDEEFTVKELSSDSDGEPSCYSLPATPPRRRSRPRAAVVKDYASESEAQRLRGRRSKDLRKRRVIKGRWVDKEMGCKHEGKNKSGSYYNYSHSNYSGSFSGESEGGVVVITRPKGGKRSLCMDMEEVKACRDLGLELEMPGRVSLSGSAIDNTSSGGNSPIANWCISSPGDDPRDVKARLKVWAQAVALASTSRHCS; encoded by the exons ATGGCATCAGATGAAAGCATGACGGTTGTTTCATCTATCCATGATGATGAATATGATGATATTGATGTTGGGCTTCATCCACATAATTTATCCAGGCTTTCTATGTGTAATAGTTCCATGTATACTAATGAAGACGACGACGACGATGATGATATGGGGATGTATATGTCAAGGTTATCGATCGAAAGCTTCGATGCAGACGTTGACGAGGAGTTCACCGTTAAGGAACTGTCATCGGATTCCGACGGCGAACCTAGTTGTTACTCTCTTCCCGCCACGCCGCCTCGTCGGAGGAGTAGACCCAGGGCAGCGGTGGTCAAGGATTACGCTAGTGAAAGCGAAGCTCAGAGACTGAGAGGGCGGCGGAGCAAGGATTTGAGGAAGAGGAGAGTTATAAAGGGAAGATGGGTTGATAAAGAAATGGGTTGTAAACATGAAGGGAAGAACAAAAGTGGGTCGTACTACAATTACAGCCATAGCAATTACAGTGGGAGTTTTAGTGGTGAAAGTGAAGGGGGTGTAGTGGTGATTACGAGACCTAAAGGTGGAAAACGATCGTTGTGTATGGATATGGAGGAAGTGAAGGCATGTAGGGACTTAGGGTTGGAATTAGAGATGCCTGGTCGTGTTTCATTATCAGGTTCCGCCATTGATAATACTAGTAGTGGTGGTAATTCCCCCATTGCTAATTGGTGTATCTCTAGCCCTG GTGATGATCCTAGAGATGTCAAGGCTCGGTTGAAAGTTTGGGCACAAGCAGTGGCTCTTGCATCCACTTCCAGGCATTGTAGCTGA